One window of the Pempheris klunzingeri isolate RE-2024b chromosome 10, fPemKlu1.hap1, whole genome shotgun sequence genome contains the following:
- the sik1 gene encoding serine/threonine-protein kinase SIK1: MVIMTENCRGAQSSPTQGRPLQVGFYEIIRTLGKGNFAVVKLAKHKVTKTQVAIKIIDKTRLNPSNLEKIYREVQIMKLLNHPHIIKLYQVMETKDMLYIVTEYAKNGEMFDHLTSNGRMSEDEARKKFWQILTAVDYCHRHHIVHRDLKTENLLLDANMNIKLADFGFGNFYNAGEPLSTWCGSPPYAAPEVFEGKEYEGPQLDIWSLGVVLYVLVCGSLPFDGPSLPALRQRVTEGRFRIPFFMSQDCENLIRKMLVVDPARRISVAQIKQHRWMLADPTAAHQTLSHSLTEYNSNLGDYSEPVLGIMNTLGIDRQRTIESLQSSSYNHFSAIYYLLLERVREHRTQQLSRQCGSWSQRSRSTSDSTGPEVIMESTDSFRTTTFPIQAKSTPPVYSEKEYDQGGLFQRVVFPVEASLNRLLWNRSISPNSLLETSISEEVRPRDLEEEEATQTLGPLLPPSTTSRRHTLAEVSARFHQCNPPCIVVSPSDGASSDSCLKSSSSPAPSLQAAMGEMSTLLASGAEGGALPPAGAPLALSSHLLPQAQGSLPPASFQEGRRASDTSLTQGLKAFRQQLRKNTRTKGLLGLNKIKGLTRQVVPPPSCNRGSRGSLGPALSEHRSMLEEVLHQQRMLQIQHQPQPQVQAAQTGPTQNPLLFLAQQQSPSPPPTTVFASSSMFDTPTPSVLPPQQTSVGLQHGSWQQTLETSSSGCSSSCYSSLSPVASAAYLLEARLHISQQTHPHTGLQQQPQSATHGTFPIMSKPAVWNMGSASSTDPDIQELGLAAQQQRSSCVMVK; this comes from the exons ATGGTGATCATGACTGAGAACTGCAGGGGGGCTCAGTCCAGCCCTACCCAGGGGAGGCCCCTGCAGGTCGGCTTCTACGAGATCATCCGCACCCTGGGGAAGGGAAACTTTGCAGTGGTGAAACTGGCTAAACATAAAGTCACCAAAACACAG GTGGCCATTAAAATCATTGACAAGACCAGACTGAACCCCTCCAACCTGGAGAAAATTTACAGAGAGGTGCAGATTATGAAGCTGCTAAACCACCCCCATATCATCAAACTTTACCAG GTCATGGAGACCAAAGACATGCTCTACATTGTGACAGAGTATGCAAAGAACGGAGAAATGTTTG ACCATCTGACCTCAAATGGCCGTATGAGTGAAGATGAGGCACGGAAGAAGTTTTGGCAGATTCTTACAGCCGTGGACTACTGCCATCGACACCACATCGTTCATCGTGACCTAAAAACCGAGAACCTGCTGCTGGATGCCAATATGAATATCAAACTGGCTG ACTTTGGATTTGGAAACTTCTACAATGCAGGGGAGCCTCTGTCTACCTGGTGTGGCAGCCCGCCTTACGCTGCCCCTGAAGTGTTTGAAGGGAAAGAGTATGAGGGGCCTCAGCTGGACATTTGG AGCCTTGGTGTAGTGCTTTATGTTCTCGTCTGCGGCTCTCTTCCATTTGATGGACCAAGCCTTCCTGCACTCCGACAGAGAGTCACAGAGGGACGATTCAGAATCCCTTTCTTCATGTCCCAAG ACTGTGAAAACCTGATCCGTAAGATGCTGGTGGTGGACCCAGCCAGGAGGATCAGCGTGGCCCAGATCAAGCAGCACCGCTGGATGCTGGCAGACCCGACAGCAGCCCACCAGACCCTTAGCCATTCCCTGACAGAGTACAACTCAAACCTGGGGGACTACAGTGAACCTGTGCTGGGCATCATGAACACACTGGGCATCGACCGCCAGAGGACTATCGAG TCTCTGCAGAGTAGCAGCTACAATCATTTCTCTGCTATCTACtacctgctgctggagagagtgagagagcatcGTACCCAGCAGCTGAGCCGCCAGTGTGGATCCTGGAGCCAGAGATCAAGGAGCACTTCCGACTCCACCGGCCCAGAG GTGATCATGGAGTCCACCGACAGCTTTAGAACCACAACATTTCCAATTCAAGCCAAAAGCACTCCTCCGGTGTACTCAGAGAAGGAGTATGACCAAGGTGGATTGTTCCAG CGGGTGGTGTTTCCAGTGGAGGCCAGTCTGAACAGACTGCTCTGGAACCGCTCCATTTCACCCAACAGCCTGCTGGAGACGAGCATCAGTGAAGAGGTGCGGCCCAgggacctggaggaggaggaggcaacaCAAACCCTCGggcccctcctccctccatccaccacTTCCCGTAGACACACTCTGGCTGAAGTTTCGGCCCGTTTCCACCAGTGCAACCCTCCAT GTATTGTGGTCAGTCCCTCAGATGGTGCCTCCTCTGACAGCTGTCTGAAGTCCTCGTCCAGTCCAGCCCCCAGTTTGCAGGCTGCTATGGGTGAAATGTCAACACTTCTGGCCTCTGGGGCTGAAGGTGGAGCTCTGCCGCCTGCCGGAGCCCCCCTGgccctctcctcccatctcctgcCTCAGGCTCAGGGCAGCCTCCCCCCTGCCAGTTTCCAGGAGGGCCGCAGAGCCTCTGACACTTCCCTCACACAAG GCCTCAAAGCTTTCCGCCAGCAGCTGAGGAAAAACACACGCACTAAAGGGCTTCTGGGATTAAATAAGATCAAGGGTCTGACGAGGCAGGTTGTTCCTCCACCCTCCTGCAACCGCGGCAGCCGTGGGTCATTGGGTCCAGCCCTGTCTGAGCACCGCAGCATGCTGGAGGAGGTGCTGCACCAGCAAAG GATGCTACAGATCCAACACCAACCCCAGCCTCAGGTCCAAGCTGCTCAGACAGGACCTACTCAGAATCCCCTGCTCTTTCTGGCCCAGCAGCAGTCGCCCTCTCCTCCACCTACTACCGTGTTTgcttcctcctccatgtttgacacccccaccccctccgtCCTGCCTCCTCAGCAAACTTCAGTGGGTCTACAGCACGGCTCCTGGCAACAAACCCTGGAGACGTCCTCCTCTGGATGCTCCTCATCCTGCTACTCCTCCCTGTCCCCCGTGGCCTCCGCTGCTTACCTTCTTGAGGCTCGTCTGCACATCAGCCAGCAAACACATCCCCACACCGGCCTCCAACAGCAGCCCCAGTCTGCAACACATGGTACCTTCCCCATCATGTCCAAACCAGCGGTATGGAACATGGGCTCGGCCTCCAGCACAGATCCTGACATCCAGGAGTTGGGCCTGGCTGCACAGCAGCAGCGCAGCAGCTGTGTGATGGTGAAGTAA